A region of Methanosarcinales archaeon DNA encodes the following proteins:
- a CDS encoding 30S ribosomal protein S8e, producing MQYQGKSKRKFTGGRLISSHGKRKGEIGREAAEPHLDNTRRKIVNTLGGNTKVRLLRCNVVNVTDPVDNSTKHISIETVVNNLANQHYVRRNILTKGSIIKTEMGDAKITSRPGQDGIVNAVLIKE from the coding sequence ATGCAATATCAAGGTAAATCGAAAAGAAAGTTCACAGGTGGAAGACTTATTTCTTCCCACGGCAAAAGAAAAGGGGAAATTGGCAGGGAAGCTGCAGAGCCTCATTTAGATAACACCAGACGTAAGATAGTAAATACATTGGGTGGAAACACAAAGGTCCGTTTATTAAGATGTAATGTGGTAAATGTCACTGATCCAGTAGATAATTCTACCAAACATATCTCCATTGAAACTGTTGTAAATAATTTAGCGAACCAGCATTATGTCAGGAGGAATATCCTGACTAAAGGTTCTATAATAAAAACAGAAATGGGTGATGCTAAGATTACAAGCAGACCCGGTCAGGATGGAATTGTTAACGCAGTCCTTATTAAGGAATAA
- a CDS encoding carboxymuconolactone decarboxylase family protein: MEFENIDRILKKKPDDAAEELLNGIKEIYGEIPYILQFMKDRPNLLIPKVLYDDSIMREFNRIDERTIELISIGVSAALKCTHCLNMHIRVANRMGISRDEIFDAILIAGTISNASVLAYGTRALDVEMPNDDDSSQNSSEDICDICKIPSEDIEK; this comes from the coding sequence TTGGAATTTGAAAATATTGATAGAATCCTAAAGAAGAAACCTGATGACGCTGCTGAAGAATTATTAAATGGGATAAAAGAAATCTACGGCGAAATCCCTTATATTCTTCAGTTTATGAAGGACAGGCCTAATCTTTTGATACCAAAGGTGTTATATGATGATTCAATTATGAGGGAATTCAATCGCATTGATGAGAGGACGATAGAACTCATTTCAATAGGGGTTTCGGCAGCACTTAAATGTACACATTGTTTGAATATGCATATCAGGGTGGCGAATAGAATGGGTATTAGCAGGGATGAGATATTTGATGCCATCCTAATAGCTGGAACGATTTCAAATGCATCAGTACTTGCTTATGGCACAAGAGCTCTGGATGTGGAAATGCCTAATGATGACGATTCATCACAAAATAGCAGTGAAGATATTTGTGATATTTGTAAAATTCCCAGTGAGGACATAGAAAAATAA
- the mmp10 gene encoding methyl coenzyme M reductase-arginine methyltransferase Mmp10 (Mmp10 (methanogenesis marker protein 10) is a cobalamin-requiring radical SAM methyltransferase that creates the methylarginine modification to methyl coenzyme M reductase.) — protein MELLADVGGRPGFDCMGFCKYCYFKAVKDVPAFGCKHCLPIKKGCRYCTEGVKESYPGFKPVQMVIQDVNQILHFNNENIDRITISGGGDVSCYPDLEVLTEVVSQLESPIHLGYTSGKGFTKGNEAESYLDHGVKEVSFTVFATDPQLRKEYMNDKTPEASLSNLELFCKDADVYAAIVLLPGVNDNDVLRKTCDDLESMGAKGLILMRFANTFDQGLILNNSPIIPGIEAHSIDKFFSIVNQVDKEYPFRVTGTPLGDPKTGSPFAIINDEEAFSRLPTPKMEATIITSRTSAPLLQALFEKLTAHVNVVGVEKDIGCLITIEDIKKLDLSKIKETVIFPGRAFVHDMEIKEVLNRDGIEKIVRRGPDKLTVDGEMSISMTYDEVIQREIEGLTELIDQINMLGIPPKN, from the coding sequence ATGGAACTATTAGCTGATGTAGGTGGGAGACCGGGATTCGATTGCATGGGATTTTGCAAATACTGTTATTTTAAGGCTGTAAAAGATGTTCCTGCTTTTGGTTGTAAACACTGCCTACCCATCAAGAAAGGATGTCGATATTGCACTGAAGGGGTAAAAGAATCCTATCCAGGTTTCAAACCGGTCCAGATGGTTATCCAGGATGTAAACCAGATATTACATTTCAATAATGAAAATATTGATCGAATCACCATAAGCGGTGGTGGGGATGTTAGTTGTTATCCAGACCTTGAAGTCTTAACAGAAGTGGTCTCCCAATTAGAAAGTCCAATACATCTTGGATACACCAGTGGCAAAGGATTCACCAAAGGAAATGAAGCTGAGTCCTACTTGGACCATGGAGTAAAAGAAGTGTCCTTCACTGTATTTGCTACCGATCCACAGCTTAGAAAAGAATACATGAATGATAAAACCCCTGAAGCATCTTTATCCAATCTTGAGCTATTTTGTAAAGATGCCGATGTATATGCTGCCATTGTTCTATTACCAGGAGTAAATGACAACGATGTATTGAGAAAAACATGTGATGACCTGGAATCCATGGGTGCAAAAGGTCTCATACTTATGAGGTTTGCCAATACATTTGATCAGGGACTGATACTAAATAACTCGCCCATTATCCCGGGAATTGAAGCACATTCAATAGATAAATTTTTCTCAATAGTAAATCAGGTAGACAAGGAGTATCCTTTCAGAGTAACAGGCACCCCCTTAGGTGATCCAAAAACAGGGTCTCCTTTTGCTATTATTAATGATGAAGAAGCATTTTCCAGGCTACCAACTCCAAAAATGGAAGCCACCATCATAACAAGCCGGACATCTGCTCCTTTGCTGCAAGCTCTTTTTGAAAAACTTACCGCACATGTGAATGTGGTAGGTGTAGAGAAGGATATTGGCTGTCTAATTACTATTGAAGATATTAAAAAACTGGACTTAAGTAAAATTAAAGAAACTGTTATATTTCCTGGACGTGCCTTTGTTCATGATATGGAAATAAAAGAAGTTCTGAACCGTGATGGGATTGAAAAAATCGTCCGCAGAGGGCCTGATAAGCTTACCGTAGACGGAGAGATGAGCATTTCAATGACTTACGATGAAGTTATCCAGCGGGAGATCGAAGGTTTGACAGAACTAATAGACCAGATAAATATGCTTGGAATTCCACCAAAAAATTAA
- the mcrB gene encoding coenzyme-B sulfoethylthiotransferase subunit beta produces the protein MSDKVDLYSDRGAKLKSGVDIRDISPLRNKAIKKIVHDTKRTAAVDLAGIEKALATGKYGGKGRQVPGRTLKLDVVKNADKIVAKVADLVKVDAGDDTNVKSLNGGKQMLVQVPSSRIEAGAEYVSSLTCASMGTLQAMIETFNLNMFNVPETKAAIMGQYPQTMDLAGGHVKSILEIPQKDEGLGHSLRNIMANHLAAVTKKNAMNTAALSGIYEQAGVFEMGNALGMFERNQLLGLAYQNLNANNMVYATTKANGATGTIGTVVHSIVEQAIENKVIAADKKLGSGYTMYKANDVSMWNAYCAAGTLAANLVNCGAGRSPQHTSSTLLYFNDIIEKETGLPGCDWGKVQGTAVGFSFFSHSIYGGGGPGVFNGNHVVTRHSRGFAIPCVAASVSLDAGVQMFTPEMTSGLVGEVFGSVDEFREPIKAVAGAL, from the coding sequence GTGTCTGACAAAGTAGACCTATATAGCGACAGAGGAGCTAAACTCAAAAGTGGCGTAGACATTCGAGATATAAGCCCTCTCCGAAACAAAGCTATCAAGAAGATTGTACACGACACTAAGCGAACAGCAGCTGTAGACCTGGCTGGAATCGAGAAAGCATTGGCCACAGGAAAATATGGCGGCAAAGGCCGACAAGTTCCTGGAAGGACACTGAAACTCGATGTAGTCAAGAATGCAGACAAGATTGTCGCTAAAGTCGCGGACCTCGTAAAAGTAGATGCTGGAGACGATACCAACGTCAAGTCACTCAATGGTGGCAAACAGATGCTGGTACAGGTACCCTCTTCAAGAATTGAAGCAGGTGCAGAATACGTGTCATCATTGACATGTGCATCAATGGGAACACTCCAAGCTATGATTGAAACCTTTAATCTGAACATGTTCAATGTTCCAGAGACAAAGGCAGCAATCATGGGACAGTATCCACAGACCATGGATCTGGCTGGCGGTCATGTCAAGTCAATCCTGGAAATCCCACAGAAAGATGAGGGCCTGGGCCACTCATTGAGGAATATCATGGCAAACCATCTGGCAGCCGTGACCAAGAAGAACGCAATGAATACAGCAGCCCTCTCAGGTATATATGAGCAGGCCGGTGTGTTCGAGATGGGCAATGCTCTCGGTATGTTTGAGAGAAACCAGCTTCTCGGTCTGGCATATCAGAACCTGAATGCCAACAACATGGTATATGCAACAACCAAGGCAAACGGTGCTACAGGTACAATCGGTACAGTAGTGCACTCAATTGTCGAACAGGCAATCGAGAACAAAGTAATTGCAGCCGATAAGAAACTCGGTTCCGGATATACCATGTACAAAGCAAATGACGTATCCATGTGGAACGCATATTGCGCAGCCGGAACTCTTGCAGCAAACCTGGTTAACTGCGGTGCAGGAAGATCACCACAGCACACCTCTTCAACACTGTTGTATTTCAACGACATTATTGAGAAGGAAACTGGTCTGCCAGGATGCGACTGGGGTAAGGTACAGGGAACTGCAGTAGGATTCTCCTTCTTCAGTCACTCAATCTATGGCGGCGGCGGTCCTGGTGTGTTCAACGGTAACCACGTAGTTACCAGACACTCAAGAGGCTTTGCTATCCCATGTGTTGCAGCATCAGTATCACTCGATGCCGGTGTCCAGATGTTCACTCCAGAGATGACATCCGGTCTGGTCGGAGAAGTGTTCGGATCAGTTGATGAATTCAGAGAGCCTATCAAGGCAGTAGCAGGAGCGCTATAA
- the mcrD gene encoding methyl-coenzyme M reductase operon protein D: MVKTAPVSRKKKPIQVEIFPQRVLMPDTAERLLNAIDKTPGVIRMTINGPSLPTRVACGSGKFTPVNHPDRRIINVSDQAFELNIRVGRIRIEIEDRNVKEEINKAAKEALPFPFEFREGHFIKTKATLTDYAKYGFKSRTDESVNLEDERLLGLIDPKANPKDRICILESKAE, encoded by the coding sequence ATGGTCAAAACCGCTCCCGTTTCACGCAAAAAGAAACCAATTCAAGTTGAAATATTCCCACAAAGAGTGTTAATGCCTGATACAGCCGAAAGGTTGTTGAATGCCATTGATAAAACACCTGGTGTTATCAGGATGACAATCAATGGACCCAGTCTACCCACACGGGTAGCATGCGGATCAGGGAAATTCACTCCAGTAAATCATCCTGATCGGCGGATCATAAATGTTTCAGATCAAGCATTTGAACTGAACATAAGGGTTGGCAGGATTAGGATAGAAATAGAGGATCGAAATGTCAAGGAAGAAATTAATAAAGCGGCAAAAGAAGCATTGCCATTCCCCTTCGAATTCAGAGAAGGGCACTTTATTAAGACAAAAGCTACCCTGACAGATTATGCCAAATACGGTTTCAAGAGCAGGACCGACGAGTCCGTCAATCTTGAGGATGAACGTTTGTTAGGATTAATTGATCCTAAAGCGAATCCAAAAGACCGTATATGTATATTGGAATCAAAAGCAGAGTGA
- the mcrC gene encoding methyl-coenzyme M reductase I operon protein C, producing the protein MFGRETQCVDCRESMGLGRGGGLAQRGTLSETGRPDVIAVAMSPGRRHITKPVCEITYGLRREGIQVSVLVLNSGAGVPEDLSGQSTMGYGPKFGLNSKELAQIKRHKLLILHLGNVDSHVINKAKEVLKYVDIPTIIACQNPIDFEQFAEAGIKTRLVKPKPENIQTRGTVMEIVSGITRGETCSRENLNKIVKYVKTINPQDN; encoded by the coding sequence ATGTTCGGACGAGAAACACAGTGTGTGGACTGCAGAGAAAGCATGGGCCTCGGCAGAGGTGGTGGCCTTGCTCAGCGAGGTACACTATCAGAGACCGGCAGGCCTGATGTGATCGCAGTCGCCATGTCTCCCGGACGAAGACATATCACTAAACCTGTATGTGAGATCACATACGGACTCAGAAGAGAAGGAATCCAGGTAAGTGTCCTGGTGCTAAATTCCGGTGCAGGCGTTCCTGAAGATCTTTCAGGACAGTCTACAATGGGATACGGACCCAAGTTCGGATTGAATTCCAAGGAATTAGCACAGATCAAAAGACACAAGCTATTGATCCTGCATCTGGGTAATGTTGATTCCCATGTCATAAATAAGGCAAAAGAGGTTCTGAAATACGTGGATATTCCAACGATAATTGCCTGCCAGAATCCCATCGATTTTGAGCAGTTTGCTGAAGCAGGAATTAAAACCAGACTTGTCAAACCAAAGCCTGAAAATATTCAGACAAGAGGTACAGTCATGGAAATCGTAAGCGGAATCACAAGAGGCGAAACCTGTTCCAGGGAGAACCTCAATAAGATTGTAAAGTATGTAAAGACCATCAATCCACAAGATAACTAA
- the mcrG gene encoding coenzyme-B sulfoethylthiotransferase subunit gamma gives MAYKPQYYPGSTSVAENRRNHMSNNVKKVRDISDEDLTACLGHRAPGSDYPSTHPPLAEMGEPDCPVREIVTPTPGTAAGDRVRYVQWADSMYNSPSVPYWRSYHAAINYRGVDPGTLSGRQVVEARERDMEAIAKEQMETDMTCPGLSGLRGCTVHGHSCRLQEDGVMFDMLDRRRLEGDSIVQDKDQVGVPIDRKVNLGKPMSPAEAAKKTTFYRVGNVAFRDDAEVVGWTQKVWELRTIYGYQPK, from the coding sequence ATGGCATATAAACCACAATACTATCCCGGCAGCACTTCCGTTGCTGAGAATAGAAGAAATCACATGTCAAACAACGTCAAGAAAGTCAGGGATATCTCTGATGAAGATTTGACCGCTTGTCTTGGCCACAGAGCACCTGGTAGCGACTATCCAAGCACACATCCACCTCTCGCTGAGATGGGTGAACCAGACTGTCCAGTGAGGGAGATCGTAACTCCAACACCAGGTACAGCAGCTGGCGACCGTGTCAGGTATGTCCAGTGGGCAGACTCCATGTATAATTCACCATCAGTACCATACTGGAGATCATACCACGCAGCAATCAACTATAGAGGTGTGGACCCCGGTACACTGTCAGGTAGACAGGTTGTCGAGGCCCGAGAAAGAGATATGGAAGCCATCGCCAAAGAACAGATGGAGACTGATATGACCTGTCCAGGTCTTTCCGGTCTGAGAGGATGTACTGTCCATGGACACTCCTGCAGATTGCAGGAAGATGGTGTCATGTTCGATATGTTGGACAGGCGCCGATTAGAAGGCGACAGCATTGTCCAGGATAAGGATCAGGTCGGTGTACCAATTGATCGAAAGGTCAATCTGGGTAAGCCAATGTCTCCTGCAGAAGCAGCCAAGAAGACTACATTCTACAGAGTAGGCAATGTTGCTTTCAGAGATGATGCTGAAGTCGTCGGCTGGACACAGAAAGTCTGGGAACTGAGGACCATTTATGGGTATCAGCCCAAATAA
- the mcrA gene encoding coenzyme-B sulfoethylthiotransferase subunit alpha, which yields MANFQNEATAKKAFVSAMETKYAKEWGSNKQNDDIQSQTAKYLRLGTEQNPRKMEMAKIGAEITKKRGLQAYDPMLHLAGIPLGQRQLTPYTLGGTDIVCDGDDLHYVNNAAMQQEWDDIRRTCVVGLDLAHETLEKRLGKEVTPETINYYLEVLNHAMPGAAIVQEHMVETHPAMVDDCYVKVFTGDDSLKDELDPQFVIDIDKMFRPDHAAQIKASIGKASFQAVHIPTVVSRTADGGQTSRWMAMQVGMSFISAYHMCAGEAAVADLAFTAKHAGLVEMSEMLPARRARGPNEPGGLSFGHMADIVQTSRKFRDDPCKIALETCAAAMMLYDQIWLGGYMSGGVGFTMYATAAYTNNVVDDNLYADTEYGWDKYGTGIGKTVAPTIDIIKDIATWGTLYGLELYENYPTALEDHFGGSQRATVVSTASAAACAITTGNSNAGLSAWYLSMYLHKEGHGRLGFFGYDLQDQCGATNVFSYQSDEGLLGELRGANYPNYAMNVGHQGGYTTVVTGGYTGRGDAFSTNPLVKACFADDLMNFDFVEVRECFGKGALREYDRCAGERAFVIPAK from the coding sequence ATGGCAAATTTCCAAAATGAAGCAACTGCTAAAAAAGCATTCGTAAGCGCAATGGAAACCAAATACGCTAAGGAATGGGGTTCCAACAAGCAGAATGATGACATCCAATCACAGACAGCAAAATATCTGAGACTGGGTACCGAGCAGAATCCACGAAAGATGGAAATGGCAAAGATCGGTGCAGAGATCACCAAGAAGAGAGGTCTCCAGGCATATGATCCAATGCTCCATCTGGCTGGTATTCCACTGGGTCAGAGACAGTTGACCCCGTATACCCTCGGCGGAACAGATATCGTATGCGATGGTGACGATCTCCATTATGTCAACAATGCTGCCATGCAGCAGGAATGGGATGACATAAGGAGAACATGCGTCGTAGGTCTGGACCTGGCCCATGAGACTCTTGAGAAGAGGCTGGGCAAGGAAGTCACACCTGAGACCATCAACTACTATCTGGAAGTTCTGAACCATGCAATGCCTGGTGCAGCTATTGTCCAGGAACATATGGTTGAAACACACCCCGCAATGGTAGATGACTGCTATGTAAAGGTCTTCACTGGCGACGATTCCCTGAAGGACGAACTGGATCCACAGTTCGTGATCGACATCGACAAGATGTTCAGACCGGATCATGCAGCCCAGATAAAGGCTTCAATAGGCAAAGCATCATTCCAGGCAGTACACATCCCAACAGTAGTCTCAAGGACTGCTGATGGTGGTCAGACATCCAGATGGATGGCAATGCAGGTCGGTATGTCCTTTATCAGTGCATATCACATGTGCGCTGGTGAAGCAGCAGTAGCTGATCTGGCATTCACAGCCAAGCACGCTGGTCTCGTAGAGATGTCCGAAATGCTTCCCGCAAGGCGAGCAAGAGGACCTAACGAGCCTGGCGGTCTGTCCTTCGGTCACATGGCCGATATTGTACAGACCTCAAGGAAGTTCAGGGACGATCCATGTAAGATTGCTCTGGAGACCTGTGCAGCAGCAATGATGCTGTACGACCAGATATGGCTCGGCGGTTACATGTCCGGTGGTGTCGGTTTCACAATGTATGCAACAGCTGCATATACTAACAATGTTGTGGACGACAACCTCTATGCAGATACCGAGTACGGATGGGATAAATATGGTACAGGCATCGGTAAAACCGTTGCACCAACCATTGACATCATCAAAGACATCGCTACCTGGGGTACACTCTATGGTCTGGAACTGTACGAGAACTATCCAACAGCTCTGGAAGATCACTTTGGTGGTTCACAGAGAGCAACCGTAGTGTCAACAGCTTCAGCAGCAGCCTGTGCAATCACTACAGGCAACTCAAATGCCGGTCTGTCAGCCTGGTATCTGTCCATGTACCTCCATAAAGAGGGACACGGTCGACTCGGTTTCTTTGGATATGACCTGCAGGATCAGTGCGGTGCAACCAACGTGTTCTCCTATCAGTCCGATGAGGGTCTGCTCGGTGAACTCAGAGGAGCAAACTATCCAAACTATGCCATGAATGTCGGTCACCAGGGCGGTTATACAACTGTCGTCACAGGTGGCTACACTGGTAGAGGAGATGCATTCTCAACCAATCCACTGGTTAAGGCTTGCTTCGCAGATGACCTCATGAACTTTGACTTCGTCGAAGTTCGAGAATGCTTCGGTAAAGGCGCCCTGAGAGAGTATGACAGGTGCGCTGGCGAGCGAGCATTCGTCATTCCAGCAAAATAA